From Pan troglodytes isolate AG18354 chromosome 9, NHGRI_mPanTro3-v2.0_pri, whole genome shotgun sequence, the proteins below share one genomic window:
- the NNMT gene encoding nicotinamide N-methyltransferase has translation MESGFTSKDTYLSHFNPRDYLEKYYKFGSRHSAESQILKHLLKNLFKIFCLDGVKGDLLIDIGSGPTIYQLLSACESFKEIVVTDYSDQNLQELEKWLKKEPEAFDWSPVVTYVCDLEGNRVKGPEKEEKLRQAVKQVLKCDVTQSQPLGAVPLPPADCVLSTLCLDAACPDLPTYCRALRNLGSLLKPGGFLVIMDALKSSYYMIGEQKFSSLPLGREAVEAAVKEAGYTIEWFEVISQSYSSTMANNEGLFSLVGRKLSRPL, from the exons ATGGAATCAGGCTTCACCTCCAAGGACACCTATCTAAGCCATTTTAACCCTCGGGATTACCTAGAAAAATATTACAAGTTTGGTTCTAGGCACTCTGCAGAAAGCCAGATTCTTAAGCACCTTCTGAAAAATCTTTTCAAGATATTCTGCCTAG ACGGTGTGAAGGGAGACCTGCTGATTGACATCGGCTCTGGCCCCACTATCTATCAGCTCCTCTCCGCTTGTGAATCCTTTAAGGAGATCGTCGTCACTGACTACTCAGACCAGAACCTGCAGGAGCTGGAGAAGTGGCTGAAGAAAGAGCCAGAGGCCTTTGACTGGTCCCCAGTGGTGACCTATGTGTGTGATCTTGAAGGGAACAG agtcaagggtccagagaaggaggagaagttGAGACAGGCGGTCAAGCAGGTGCTGAAGTGTGATGTGACTCAGAGCCAGCCACTGGGGGCCGTCCCCTTACCCCCGGCTGACTGCGTGCTCAGCACACTGTGTCTGGATGCCGCCTGCCCAGACCTCCCCACCTACTGCAGGGCGCTCAGGAACCTCGGCAGCCTACTGAAGCCAGGGGGCTTCCTGGTGATTATGGATGCGCTGAAGAGCAGCTACTACATGATTGGTGAGCAGAAGTTCTCCAGCCTCCCCCTGGGCCGGGAGGCAGTAGAGGCTGCTGTGAAAGAGGCTGGCTACACAATCGAATGGTTTGAGGTGATCTCGCAAAGTTATTCTTCCACCATGGCCAACAACGAAGGACTTTTCTCCCTGGTGGGGAGGAAGCTGAGCAGACCCCTGTGA